Within Methanoculleus horonobensis, the genomic segment CTCGACGTTCGATCGAGACGTGAGCGGACGGTATACGTCACCGTCATGGGCTGAGACGTTCGGCCCGGTTGCCGCACGACGGGTAAAAGGGGTCGGTGATCGGGCCGGTAACCCGGATAGTATCGCCCTGCTTCCCGGTCTTCACCGGAATCGCTCGGGAAGAATGAGTGATTTAGTCGAGAGGTACCGTCTCGAGTTGCGATACCAGCTCCCAGATGCGGGTCCGTGCATGAACCGGCATGTTCGGATCGTTGCTGATCTCGTCGATCATAGAGATTGCGGTTGCGGCGCGAAGACCGATGCTTCTCGATTCGTCCTGGAGAACCGATCTGGTCGAGTCTGCGACGCGCCTGATATTTCTTGGAATGGTGGAATCCTCACTGATATTCTGCAGCATCTGGATGCAGATCCGTATTGTTTCTTCTGGACTTGCCATTAGAATTACCCCTCTATTATTAATGGCATCCAGACATATATAAGTTCATTAAGGGAGTTCAACGAAATGACGGCTGATCAGGCTGACGAAGTCATGGCCGAGTATCTCCTCAAGGGAGGAAAGATGCTCGCTAAATCCTGTAAGGTCTGCGGCTATCCCCTGTTTGAGTATAAGGGAGAGACACAGTGCGTCGTCTGCCCGCTTGCTGCGCAAAAAGAGCCTCTTCCCGAAGCGGAGCCTCCTGCACCCGCACCGGAGTCCGGGCAGTCCTCTGCGCCGGCCGCACGGAAGGTGCAGGGCGAGGCCGCCGCCGAGATCGAGCGGACGATCGTCCACCTCTGTGAGCGGATCAGGGAAGAACAGAGGCCCGACGAGTGCCTGACCCTGATGAAGGCGGTCGAGCGGGGCGCGAGAGCCCTCGCACGACTGGGTCA encodes:
- a CDS encoding UPF0147 family protein — translated: MASPEETIRICIQMLQNISEDSTIPRNIRRVADSTRSVLQDESRSIGLRAATAISMIDEISNDPNMPVHARTRIWELVSQLETVPLD
- a CDS encoding Sjogren's syndrome/scleroderma autoantigen 1 family protein; translated protein: MTADQADEVMAEYLLKGGKMLAKSCKVCGYPLFEYKGETQCVVCPLAAQKEPLPEAEPPAPAPESGQSSAPAARKVQGEAAAEIERTIVHLCERIREEQRPDECLTLMKAVERGARALARLGQR